In Stomoxys calcitrans chromosome 2, idStoCalc2.1, whole genome shotgun sequence, the following proteins share a genomic window:
- the LOC106083493 gene encoding neurofibromin isoform X2 — protein MGTQKPGEWANSLLARFEDQLPNKTNGPHGTQARMSQDQLVGCLIHISRYRFSLVISGLTKMLQRVNEAAMQNRHETDRCYFESLIIILTTLERCLTNQTKDTARFEEAMNVKLLLREITQFIDVQSDSNPNAAQLKILASKVLFALSQNHFSAVFNRISARIQELTSCSDENPDYSDIELIQHIDMDMIKLTKLLQEAITKFRSKKAPPLILLNSIEKAIWNWIEYHPQEFQDLQRGMNRDISTCWEPLLDFVEAYKGENKKSKTTVWPLQMLLLILNPVCLEATVNELQQGEKEKEKLASKTQSRDKDFSAKQFIESVKRGLGPHSPSKLVTESAAIACVKLCKAATYVNINDSNNVIFKLVQYIINDIKALLFNPVKPFSRGQGYNFADIELMIDCWVSCFRINPHNIEALKVCLNLNSPQAYHFVIVCSLLRLAHIYVDFRLQSKNPFRVVNQPRLPWWPQTDVVHYRSAEMRALFTDTLNKATQGYIAHTPLRMITSLTLKTKDTQKGLARSEEGPAHKMLLLLLVRLIHADPTLLLNTQGKVALEVQSSTLELINGLVSLVHQPSMPDVAQEAMEALLALHAPEKIEVWNPEAPINTFWDVSSQVLFSISQKLIQHQIANYTDVLKWLREILICRNTFLQRHKDYAHVGSQIAICKQAHIKLEVVFFMYLWSVDLDAVLTSLSCFGLLCEEAEICCGSDELTVAMLVPNYMIYQELAQLSSAATDSRICFYDNSHGNVLNRLHLQKRIMQLLRKIEHCVHGVQPAWEETFRNWEIMSKMLQTYPKCKTEDGQAELFHRGVGKRRASHQSSEHDIEEQITEWANMTWFLLALGGVCLIKRRQQVVAAQASLQALANQAPFHQYSQSLGSFQQPLPSLAQNSLHSLSSSSSSGRGSLNPNSISLAAVPQGPQQEVQYCPVTQFIGQLLRLLVCSNEKIGLNIQKNVKELVGEEMSTYLYPILFDQIRAIVETFFDQHGQVSVTDINTQFIEHIIYIMKSILDPKPNKDPNNEQPSTSENLGVTSIEGMMLGIVRYVRHLDMTVYAIRIKTKLCQLVEVMMKRRDDLAFRQEMKFRNKLVEYLSDWVMGTSHQIAPPSSTDPSMITNTSLIFRDLDQACMEAVAALLRGLPLQPEESDRGDLMDAKSALFLKYFTLFMNLLNDCIDSSEAEKELNNPPLLPPRPRLAAGKLTALRNATIQAMSNLLGANIDSGLMHSIDLGYNPDLQTRAAFMEVLTQILQQGTEFDTLAETVLADRFEQLVQLVTMISDKGELPIAMALANVTNGSQMDELARVLVTLFDAKHLLSPLLWNMFYREVEVSDCMQTLFRGNSLGSKIMAFCFKIYGSAYLQLLLEPLIRPLLDNPNTCFEVDPARLDPGDDLDVNRRNLIALTKKVFDAITNSADRFPPQLRSMCHCLYQVLSKRFPNLLQNNIGAVGTVIFLRFINPAIVSPQELGIVGKQVPSSVKRGLMLMSKILQNIANHVEFSKEQHMLCFNDFLRDHFESGRRFFIQIASDCETVDQTSHSMSFISDANVLALHRLLWTHQEKIGDYLSSSRDHKAVGRRPFDKMATLLAYLGPPEHKPVDSHMMFSSYPRWSSIDMSSTNFEEIMVKHQMHEKEEFKALKAMNIFYQAGSSKSGYPVFYYIARRYKIGETNGDLLIYHVILTLKPFCHSTFEVVIDFTHVNSDNRFRTEFLQKWFYVLPAVAYENVHAVYIYNCNSWVREYTKFHDRILAPLKGNRKLMFLDSPNKLNDYIEADQQKLPGATLSLDEDLKVFTNALKLSHKDTKVAIKVGPTALQITSAEKTKVLAHSVLLNDVYYASEIEEVCLVDDNQFTLSIANESGQLSFIHNDCDNIVQAIIHIRNRWELSQPDSVTVHQKIRPKDVPGTLLNMALLNLGSADPNLRTAAYNLLCALTATFDLKIEGQLLETQGLCIPSNNTIFIKSVSEKLATNEPHLTLEFLEECIQGFQRSTIELKHLCLEYMTPWLKNLVKFCKSNDDAKKLKVSQILDKLICLTIEQKEMYPSVQAKIWGSVGQIPELIDMVLDNFLHKSIIYGLGSPQVEIMADTAVALASANVQLVSKKVITRMCRVMDKTCTNPTPYLEQHVMWDDIAILGRYLLMLSFNNCLDVANHLPYLFHTITFLVCSGSLSMRASTHGLVINIIHSLCTCTKPIFSEEAQRVLRLSLDEFSLPKFYLLFGISKVKSAAVTAFRSSCRHPPDKWLGNERVSQPLPPDRERLSLPSLEVITDALLEIMESCMRDVPDCQWLQTWNSLARSFAFCYNPALQPRALIVFGCISKSVTDQEVKQLLRILVKAVESFNDITLIEAIVMCLTRIQPLLRPESPIHRNLFWVAISVLQLDEGNLYGAGLALLEQNLHTLKSQGCFDNANIAEVMMCTREKLEWHFKQLDHAVGLSFRSNFHFALAGHLIKGFRHPTPTTVSRTSRILTMLLGIIAKPLRRDKFEVTPDSVAYLTALVAVSEEVRSRCHVKHALPRWPAEFPAENGGGGGEAAATNGGTQNQFGMALSRRQKSWDILDQSALNYARHHKVPAPPERGSRTSVSNESNVLLDPEVLPDLSIQALVLTVLATLVKYTSDENETRVLYQYLAEGSVVFPKVFPVIHSLLDQKINNILSVSHDQVVLNSVQNIIQNMLASEDPSQQQLHFLQSCGFGGLWRFAGPFTKYNVMGESSELFVNCLEAMVETCLPGDEQQTPIVPLVRPYNLSSSLSSLTLGSPTDKAFSSESLDHEFGGSVSSLRRASHSKARAKHRLTESPSHNN, from the exons ATGGGCACTCAAAAACCAGGCGAATGGGCCAATTCACTTTTGGCTCGTTTCGAAGATCAG CTGCCCAACAAAACAAATGGACCCCATGGCACCCAGGCTCGCATGAGCCAGGATCAACTGGTGGGCTGTCTAATACATATATCACGTTATCGTTTCTCCCTGGTCATATCGGGTTTGACTAAAATGCTGCAACGTGTTAATGAAGCA gcCATGCAAAACCGTCATGAGACCGATCGTTGTTACTTTGAATCTCTTATTATTATACTAACTACCCTCGAAAGATGCCTAACCAATCAAACAAAAGATACCGCCCGCTTCGAAGAAGCCATGAATGTTAAACTATTGCTGCGAGAAATCACCCAATTTATAGATGTACAAAGTGACAGTAATCCCAATGCGGcccaattgaaaattttggcctcCAAAGTGTTGTTTGCCTTATCGCAAAATCATTTCTCTGCGGTATTCAATCGTATATCGGCTCGCATTCAGGAGTTGACCTCTTGCTCTGACGAAAATCCTGATTATTCTGATATTGAATTGATACAGCACATTGATATGGATATGATTAAATTGACCAAATTGTTGCAGGAGGCCATAACCAAGTTTCGTTCAAAAAAGGCACCACCTTTGATCCTTTTAAATTCTATAGAGAAAGCCATATGGAATTGGATAGAATATCATCCACAGGAATTTCAGGATTTACAAAGAGGCATGAATCGTGATATCTCGAC tTGCTGGGAGCCGTTATTGGATTTTGTTGAGGCCTATAAAGGAGAGAATAAAAAGAGCAAAACAACTGTATGGCCTTTGCAAATGTTGCTTTTAATATTAAATCCT GTATGCTTGGAAGCAACCGTCAATGAGCTGCAACAAGGtgaaaaggaaaaagaaaagcTTGCCTCCAAGACACAATCACGTGACAAGGATTTTTCGGCCAAGCAGTTCATTGAAAGTGTTAAGCGAGGCCTAGGTCCTCATTCCCCCTCGAAATTAGTTACCGAATCTGCAGCCATAGCCTGTGTAAAGTTATGCAAAGCAGCCACCTATGTCAATATCAACGATTCCAACAATGTCATCTTCAAGCTGGTGCAATACATAATCAATGATATCAAAGCTTTGCTATTTAATCCGGTGAAGCCTTTTTCGCGTGGCCAGGGCTACAATTTTGCTGACATTGAATTGATGATTGATTGTTGGGTGTCATGTTTTCGCATTAATCCACATAATATAGAGGCTTTGAAAGTATGTTTGAATCTCAATTCGCCACAGGCTTATCATTTTGTTATAGTGTGTTCTCTATTGAG ATTGGCTCACATCTATGTGGATTTTCGTTTGCAAAGTAAAAATCCTTTTCGTGTTGTCAACCAGCCCCGTCTTCCCTGGTGGCCCCAAACGGATGTGGTGCATTATCGTTCTGCCGAGATGAGAGCCTTATTCACCGATACTTTAAATAAAGCCACACAAGGTTATATAGCCCATACCCCATTGAGAATGATTACCTCGCTAACCCTGAAAACAAAGGATACGCAAAAGGGCCTGGCCAGGTCGGAAGAAGGGCCGGCACACAaaatgttattgttattgttagtACGTTTAATACATGCTGATCCCACCTTGTTATTGAAT ACCCAAGGCAAAGTAGCACTTGAAGTACAAAGTTCCACTCTGGAGCTCATTAATGGTCTGGTTAGTTTGGTCCACCAACCCTCCATGCCAGATGTGGCCCAAGAGGCCATGGAAGCTCTTTTGGCTTTGCATGCTCCCGAAAAGATTGAAGTTTGGAATCCCGAAGCTCCCATTAATACATTTTGGGATGTGAGCTCTCAAGTTTTATTCTCCATATCACAAAAACTCATACAACATCAAATAGCCAATTATACGGATGTTTTAAAATGGCTGCGTGAGATACTTATATGCCGCAACACCTTTTTGCAGCGCCACAAAGATTATGCTCATGTTGGCAGCCAAATAGCCATATGTAAACAGGCTCATATCAAACTGGAAGTGGTATTTTTCATGTATCTATGGTCGGTGGATTTGGATGCTGTACTAACATCACTCTCCTGTTTTGGTTTGTTGTGCGAAGAGGCTGAAATATGCTGTGGTTCGGATGAGCTGACAGTGGCCATGTTGGTGCCCAACTATATGATCTATCAGGAATTGGCTCAACTATCATCAG CCGCCACCGATTCACGCATCTGTTTCTATGATAATAGCCATGGAAATGTTTTGAACCGGCTACACTTGCAGAAACGTATCATGCAGCTCTTAAGGAAGATTGAACACTGTGTGCATGGTGTGCAGCCGGCATGGGAAGAGACCTTTAG AAATTGGGAAATTATGAGCAAAATGTTACAAACCTATCCCAAGTGTAAAACTGAGGATGGCCAGGCCGAACTGTTTCATCGAGGTGTGGGAAAACGACGAGCCAGTCATCAAAGTTCTGAACATGATATAGAGGAACAAATAACCGAATGGGCCAATATGACATGGTTTCTATTGGCCTTGGGCGGTGTTTGTTTGATAAAGCGACGACAGCAAGTGGTGGCGGCACAGGCCTCACTGCAGGCCTTGGCCAATCAGGCGCCATTTCATCAATATTCACAAAGCTTGGGTTCATTTCAGCAGCCATTGCCTTCATTGGCTCAAAACTCTTTACATTCCCTATCGAGTTCTTCAAGTTCTGGCAGGGGTTCACTCAACCCCAACTCTATATcattggcagcagtgcctcaagGGCCACAGCAGGAAGTGCAATATTGTCCAGTGACACA ATTCATAGGCCAGTTATTGCGTTTATTAGTTTGCAGCAATGAAAAAATCGGCttgaatatacaaaaaaatgtcaaagaacTGGTGGGTGAAGAAATGTCCACCTATCTCTATCCCATTTTATTCGATCAGATACGCGCCATTGTGGAGACCTTCTTCGATCAACATGGTCAAGTTAGTGTCACTGACATTAACACTCAGTTCATTGAACACATTATCTATATAATGAAATCGATTTTGGATCCCAAACCCAATAAAGATCCCAATAATGAGCAGCCTTCAACTTCTGAGAATCTGGGTGTAACCAGCATTGAAGGCATGATGTTGGGTATAGTGCGTTATGTACGTCACCTGGATATGACCGTGTATGCCATacgtattaaaacaaaattgtgcCAATTGGTTGAAGTTATGATGAAACGTCGAGATGATTTGGCCTTTAGacaagaaatgaaatttcgcaataaattgGTGGAATATTTGTCAGATTGGGTAATGGGTACCTCACATCAGATAGCTCCACCCAGCTCCACAGATCCTTCGATGATAACCAA CACTTCTTTGATTTTCCGTGATCTGGATCAAGCTTGCATGGAAGCTGTGGCTGCTTTGCTGAGAGGACTACCCTTGCAACCTGAGGAATCTGATCGTGGCGACTTGATGGATGCCAAAAGTGCTTTGTTTCTCAA ATACTTTACCTTGTTTATGAATCTCCTAAACGATTGCATTGATAGCTCTGAAGCTGAAAAGGAACTCAACAATCCCCCTTTGTTGCCACCTCGCCCCCGTTTAGCTGCTGGCAAGCTAACGGCTTTACGCAATGCCACCATACAAGCCATGTCAAATCTTTTGGGTGCCAATATTGACTCAGGACTTATGCACTCCATTGATTTGGGCTACAATCCTGATTTGCAAACGAGGGCTGCCTTTATGGAAGTACTAACACAAATTCTGCAACAAGGCACTGAGTTTGATACTTTGGCTGAGACTGTATTGGCTGATCGTTTTGAACAGCTTGTGCAATTGGTTACCATGATCAGCGATAAAGGAGAATTGCCTATAGCCATGGCTTTGGCAAATGTAACAAATGGCTCACAAATGGATGAATTGGCTAGGGTGCTGGTCACTCTATTCGATGCCAAGCATTTACTATCACCTTTATTGTGGAATATGTTCTATAGAGAAGTGGAGGTTTCGGATTGCATGCAGACCCTATTCCGTGGCAATTCCCTGGGCAGTAAGATAATGGcattttgcttcaaaatttaTGGTTCTGCCTATTTGCAATTGTTGTTGGAGCCCTTAATACGACCATTATTGGATAATCCCAATACCTGTTTTGAAGTGGATCCTGCCAg gcTTGATCCAGGAGATGACTTGGACGTTAATCGTCGCAATCTAATAGCTTTGACAAAAAAAGTCTTTGATGCCATAACAAATTCAGCAGATCGTTTTCCTCCTCAACTGAGATCAATGTGTCATTGTCTTTATCAGGTTTTGAGTAAACGATTTccaaatttattgcaaaataatATAGGGGCAGTGGGTACGGTTATATTTTTGCGTTTCATAAATCCTGCCATAG TTTCTCCCCAAGAATTGGGCATAGTGGGCAAACAAGTGCCCAGCTCTGTGAAACGTGGCCTTATGTTAATGTCAAAAATTCTGCAAAACATAGCCAATCATGTGGAGTTTTCCAAAGAGCAGCACATGTTGTGTTTCAATGATTTTCTGCGTGATCACTTTGAGAGCGGTCGTAGATTTTTCATACAAATAGCCTCCGATTGTGAGACAGTGGATCAAACATCGCATAGCATGAGTTTTATATCGGATGCCAATGTTTTGGCTTTGCATCGTCTGCTGTGGACACATCAAGAGAAAATTGGGGATTATTTATCCAGCAGTCGGGATCATAAGGCAGTGGGAAGAAGGCCATTTGATAAGATGGCAACATTATTGGCATATTTAGGGCCGCCAGAACACAAGCCAGTGGATTCACA CATGATGTTTTCCTCCTATCCACGTTGGAGCTCCATTGATATGTCTTCTACCAATTTCGAAGAGATTATGGTCAAACATCAAATGCATGAAAAGGAAGAGTTTAAAGCCTTAAAAGCCATGAATATTTTCTATCAGGCTGGCAGCAGTAAATCTGGATATCCGGTGTTCTATTACATTGCGCGCAGATACAA AATTGGTGAAACTAATGGCGATCTTTTGATTTATCATGTCATACTTACCTTGAAACCTTTCTGCCACTCCACTTTTGAGGTGGTCATCGATTTTACCCATGTTAACTCCGATAATCGCTTCCGCACAGAATTTCTTCAGAAATGGTTCTATGTCCTGCCTGCTGTGGCCTATGAAAATGTGCATGCCGTTTATATTTACAATTGTAATTCCTGGGTAAGGGAATATACGAAATTTCATGACCGCATATTGGCTCCCTTAAAG gGTAATCGCAAACTAATGTTTTTGGATTCACCAAACAAATTGAATGACTACATCGAAGCAGATCAACAGAAGTTACCCGGTGCCACTCTATCCCTAGATGAAGATCTCAAAGTGTTTACCAATGCTCTGAAACTAAGTCACAAAGATACCAAAGTTGCCATTAAAGTGGGTCCCACAGCTTTGCAAATAACTTCGGCCGAGAAGACCAAAGTTTTGGCCCATTCCGTCTTACTCAACGATGTCTACTATGCCTCTGAGATTGAGGAGGTGTGTCTGGTCGATGATAATCAATTCACTTTGTCCATAGCCAACGAAAGTGGCCAATTAAGTTTCATACACAACGACTGCGATAATATTGTGCAAGCCATCATACACATACGTAATCGCTGGGAGCTAAGTCAACCAGATTCGGTGACTGTGCATCAGAAAATCAGGCCCAAAGATGTTCCTGGAACTTTGTTAAATATGGCCTTACTCAATTTAGGCTCAGCGGATCCCAATTTGCGTACCGCAGCTTACAATTTGCTATGTGCTTTGACAGCCACCTTCGATTTGAAAATTGAAGGTCAGTTGTTAGAGACCCAGGGCTTGTGTATACCCTCCAACAATACCATATTCATTAAATCAGTCAGCGAAAAATTGGCCACCAATGAACCTCATTTGACTTTGGAATTCCTAGAGGAGTGCATACAGGGCTTTCAACGCAGTACTATAGAGCTAAAGCATTTATGCTTGGAATACATGACGCCCTGGTTAAagaatttggtgaaattttgcaaatccaATGATGATGCCAAGAAACTGAAGGTGTCGCAGATTTTGGATAAGCTGATATGTCTGACCATCGAACAAAAAGAAATGTATCCCTCAGTGCAAGCCAAAATATGGGGTTCTGTGGGTCAAATACCCGAGCTCATAGACATGGTTTTGGATAATTTCTTGCACAAGTCCATAATCTATGGTTTGGGGTCACCCCAAGTGGAAATTATGGCTGACACCGCTGTAGCATTGGCCTCGGCCAATGTGCAATTGGTCTCGAAAAAGGTTATTACCCGCATGTGTCGTGTCATGGACAAGACCTGTACCAACCCCACCCCGTACCTGGAGCAACATGTCATGTGGGATGACATTGCCATCTTGGGACGCTACTTACTCATGTTGTCCTTCAACAATTGTCTAGATGTGGCCAACCATTTGCCCTATCTTTTCCACACCATCACCTTCCTCGTTTGTTCCGGATCGCTGTCGATGAGGGCTTCCACTCATGGTTTAGTTATAAATATCATACATTCGCTATGTACCTGCACCAAGCCGATATTTTCCGAAGAGGCTCAGCGAGTTTTGCGCCTATCGCTGGACGAATTCTCCTTGCCCAAGTTCTATTTGCTATTTGGCATTAGCAAGGTAAAATCGGCTGCTGTAACAGCATTCCGTTCGAGTTGTCGCCATCCCCCCGACAAGTGGCTGGGAAATGAACGCGTCTCACAACCCTTGCCGCCGGATAGAGAACGTCTATCATTGCCGTCCCTAGAAGTTATTACCGATGCTTTGCTAGAAATAATGGAGTCTTGCATGCGTGATGTTCCCGATTGTCAATGGTTGCAAACCTGGAATTCATTGGCGCGTAGTTTTGCCTTTTGCTATAATCCAGCACTGCAGCCCAGAGCGCTAATAGTTTTTGGTTGCATAAGTAAAAGTGTTACCGACCAAGAGGTTAAGCAGTTGCTAAGGATTCTGGTAAAAGCGGTGGAGTCGTTCAACGACATAACACTAATAGAGGCTATTGTAATGTGTCTGACCAGAATACAGCCGCTGCTGAGGCCG gaATCTCCTATACATCGAAATCTCTTTTGGGTGGCCATATCTGTGCTGCAATTGGATGAGGGTAATCTATATGGAGCCGGTTTGGCTTTATTGGAACAGAATTTGCATACCCTTAAGTCGCAGGGATGTTTTGACAATGCCAACATTGCCGAGGTCATGATGTGTACGCGAGAAAAACTGGAATGGCATTTCAAACAGTTGGATCATGCAGTGGGTCTATCGTTCCGCAGCAATTTCCATTTTGCTTTGGCCGGACATTTGATAAAG GGTTTTCGACATCCCACACCCACCACAGTATCGAGAACCTCCCGCATTCTCACCATGTTGCTGGGTATTATAGCCAAACCTTTGAGGCGAGATAAATTCGAGGTAACCCCAGATAGTGTGGCTTATCTAACTGCTTTGGTTGCGGTATCCGAAGAAGTGAGATCCAGATGTCATGTCAAACATGCCCTACCTCGTTGGCCTGCCGAATTTCCCGCAGagaatggtggtggtggtggtgaagcTGCTGCCACTAATGGTGGAACTCAAAAT CAATTTGGCATGGCCTTATCAAGACGTCAAAAATCATGGGACATATTGGATCAATCGGCTTTGAACTATGCCCGCCATCATAAAGTACCTGCTCCTCCG GAACGTGGCTCACGCACCTCGGTCTCAAATGAATCGAATGTTTTGCTGGATCCAGAAGTATTGCCCGATCTATCCATACAAGCCTTGGTACTTACCGTATTGGCAACATTGGTCAAATATACCTCCGATGAGAATGAGACTCGAGTACTCTACCAATATCTGGCGGAGGGTTCGGTGGTGTTTCCAAAAGTCTTTCCTGTCAT ccACTCCTTATTGGAccaaaaaatcaacaacatTCTCTCGGTGTCTCATGATCAGGTGGTCTTGAATTCAGTACAAAATATCATACAGAATATGTTGGCCAGCGAGGATCCTTCACAGCAGCAACTACATTTTCTACAAAGTTGTGGTTTTGGTGGTTTATGGCGTTTTGCCGGACCCTTTACCAAATACAATGTAATGGGTGAATCCTCGGAATTGTTTGTCAATTGCCTGGAGGCCATGGTGGAGACTTGCCTGCCAGGCGATGAACAACAAACACCCATAGTTCCTTTAGTAAGGCCCTACAATCTCAGTTCCAGCCTCAGCAGTCTAACGCTGGGCTCACCAACGGATAAAG CTTTCTCATCGGAATCATTAGATCATGAATTTGGGGGCAGTGTAAGCTCTCTCCGCCGTGCATCACACAGCAAAGCACGCGCCAAGCACCGTCTCACCGAAAGTCCATCACATAACAATTAA